In the genome of Arachis stenosperma cultivar V10309 chromosome 6, arast.V10309.gnm1.PFL2, whole genome shotgun sequence, the window TTCATGGATTCTAATTCTAATCTAACTCTTCACCTCCTGTCAATCCAAACCTCCTATTCACCGGTGGAACTACCCTCAGCGTCACCTCTTTCAgtatgagggatctctcagttatAAAGACATACAATACAGACAAGGAAAACACATATAGGATGCAATTACAGCAAGTAGGACAAATAGCAGTTAAGCGTGGCTAATCAGTTAGGCAAACCAAAGTAATGCACACTCAAGTAAAaaatacaaatgcatatgatgtatgcatGCCCAATGGCtaatgagtctcatctgtcggttatatagctaAACCCacatgtccggtagctaaccctgGATAGTCCCTCCGTGCGCGCatcccaagagtctatgcatagtaTCATAATCATTCATTTATCATCTAATTAGAGGAATTTCTAGGGAGTTAAAGTGTCCAGCCACATCTTCCaacgtagggtcaacagagtatcgagtctcaacctggagcaagtggtgGCAAGCCATTGCATTTACATAtaaaaactcgtatctcagataacaGAAGTGCATATCCTATAATCATTCAATATCAATCAATCGTTATCAATTTAGCCTTCATTCATTTCATATTCAGTATTGTTCGCACTTTTCAAACACAAATCATCACTTCAAAATCTTTCTCCACTACCAGGTTAACTCCCTTTTCTGGGTTAAGCCCTCTCTTTATGATTAGGGACTAAGTATAGGACCTTACAAGGTAACTATAGAGGTTTTAAGAAGCTAGAAATAGGTttaaatcacaaaaatataaCTTTTCCAAAACAGGGTGGTCATGTGTATGCATGGATGTAATTTTCAATAAACTTGTGTACGTGAGCAACTCCCGCAtactgatgcgtgagcatcttttctatattttattagtattttagatatgtatttattaagtttttaggatattttaatatttgagGTCtgtttggatgctactttgatgcgcattgttattttattaatttaaaaaaaattggacgAGTTTGACAGAGTTCgttcagaagaagaaggagaaaattGGATGTTGTCaagctggcgctaaacgccgcTACTTGGCAAATGGCGCCAGGTACCTTGTACTTTGTGCAAAGCTTCTGTTGAGCTAGCACTAAACGCCACAACCTAGCGTTTAGCGCCAGATACCTCGTAACTAGTGCCCAAAACCACACGCTAGTGGCACTAAATGCCAACCTTGGCGTTTAATAGCAGAAAGACAGCAACTCACACAATTCTCTCTACCTCATCGACGCTAAACACCGAGTCTGACGTTTAGCACAAGTAGCACATTTTTGGAGTCTAAGGAAGGCTTTGTgggtcttattttaattttaattccttTTATTATCtatctttttttcattttattttaaaacaaaacacactgttttaggttttagattattttattttattttcttttcaaatcaattaggtTAGATATGAAAGGAGAAAAGATTCAGCCCTTCGggctctcttcttttttctcttccttATTTTGCactttacaaaatttaaaatattagttttctCTAAGCCATGAGTACCTGAACCGCCTCTGTGAAAGTTAGGAGCTTTCTTTATTTTGATGGATTAACACTATTGTCATTCTACTTTTAATTAATGTACTGATATAAATTCAAGGATTGCTTTTGTTCTTCATCCTAGAAATTAGAGTATATTGGAAGATAACTCTCTTTCCACTTGAATTCTTATTGAATTTTGGAAAAGTTAACTCACTTGAATAACAGCTTAATAGTAATTCCTCATAATTCTCTAATAACCTGGACTTAACgtgatacgtgacatataatcgtCTGATCTCTGGGTGATTAGGGTTTGTGTGGCTAATAAATTAGAAATGGACTTAAACCTTTGATCTGAAccaagtgaccaaggaattagTGATTGATTAGGTTAGAGGAGATTAAATCactaagaaattagggtttaatCAATTAAAGTTGGTCataaattgaatcttgcatgattaaagtaGTTGGTAAGAATTATAATTAACCCAGAAAAACAAATATCTCTAAAACCATAATTGTTTTTTCATATAACTCTCACAATCAATTTACTGCTTACTTTCTTAAACTTTTGGTTTtacttttaatgcaatttaaattcaaaacaTTCCTTTTTACTTGTCTGATAAAGTGAATCACTCAACCATTGTTGCTTGgtccatcaatccttgtgggatcaacgctcactcacctgaggtattacttggtacgactcgATGCACTTGCCAGTTCAATTGTGGTTTTTAAAATCTGCACCACATACACGGGTGCCCAAAACAGAGGGGGTGGCTTGCGTACGCATACATATCACCACGTATGCATGCGTTGAAAATTGGGCATTCTCGCGTACGCATGCCTCATGCGTATGCATGTTTACAAAATTTGACAATATCGCATACATATCCACTCCATGCATAAGCGAGTGTTGAAAACAGAAAGAATTCTCGCGTACGCATGCATGTGTCCGTGTATGCATTTCCTGTGATTTTCAAAAAAGCTGTTAAGTCTGCTGAAATCAAATTTACACACTAAACTTTAAATgcgcataactttttcgttaaaaattatttttaatctgTTCTTTGAACGTCACAAACTTTATGAACCCAATTTTCATTTAAAACAAGTTTGACAAAAATTGGTTAAAATGAAGTTTTTACCATTAAGCACCAAACCTCTAATTTTACCAAATTCTCCATTGTAAACCAAAGTTTCACAtcccaaaacaacaccaattATATTCAAAGTAATTCCATATCCTTTCCACAACATGCCTATACTCAATTTTACCACTTTTATTCTAATTATTCCAAAATCAAAACCACATAATTCATTATGAATCTATCTATCATCATCACAACTTATTATCATCATCACTCATCACAATCATAAACAACCCGTTTGTGGCCACACGACCATCTCATCGCCATCTTCATTTCTAGCAAACTTTTATAGTGAGTACTCCTAAGAACCTTGagctatttttgttttctcctTCAAATTTGCGTTTTAGTATGTGTGTGGTGTTTAAGGAAGCTTAATCTTGAGTTCTAGCGAGGTTTTGATCTAAGGTTAAGTGATACAAGGTAAGGGAACTcttttcctttgattttttcaAATTACATGCAAAAACCCTAACTTGAAAGTgtgtaaattaattaattagattgATTAAGGGTGATGGCTTGCTTAGGTTGAGTTGATTGTACAGGTTTGGCACTTGGGTTGCTTGCGGAGCACTTGGTGGAGGCTTGGTGGTGCTAATGGAAGCTTGGATCCATTCAGAGAGGAAATTTAAGAGTTGGAAAATTATCGTCAACAAGGTTACGTGAAAACCTAGGTTAAATGCCTCTAGGATAGGGTTAAATAGAAATAATTGTTTTTATGAATGATACTAATGGATTAGTGTGAATGATTGATAGTTGGgtgatgaatgattgattatgtgatgtggtatgaatttgagaaatgagTTTTGATTAGTTATATGTATGATTGAGTTGGATATAAATTATGATTTGAGTGCCTATAATGGCTATTGGTATAAAAACTTGGGCCGAAGGCCGTGTTTGAGTGAGATGCACCCTTTTGGTAAGTGATAAGCCTCAATGGAGGTGTTGAAAATTGTTGAATTATTATGTGTGAATGAATTATGGTTGTTTTGAATAGAATTAATATGAATTGGAAATGATAATTGAGTTGGAATTGGTGGATTGGGCCTTAGATGGCTAGGATATGATTGAGAGTTAAAAATTGAGCATAGAGGGTGTCTAAAGATTGATTTATGTTGGGTTTAAAATGAAAGAAGTTAAGATATGTTATAATGAACATTATGCAGAAAATTGTATACATTGTGGGTTTTGAGCAACTTCGACGGGTTATAACTTGGCGCTCGAAGTTCGGATTTGGATAAAACTTATCTTACTTAAAATTGGTGATAAGAGCTTTAAAACCATCCAAGAATGggtgaaaattgatttttgtcgcaaaaaatttttatgattgAGAATGGGTGTAAAAAACTGAATTATGTAGAGTTGTAGTGTTTTTGGCAGAGTTGAGTCTCGTATGTACGCATCCCCATACATACGCATCCTTTTGAGCATTAAAAGGGGTAGGAACAAGTTTTGCACATATCCGGCACCCATGCATGCGTACACATCATTTGAAAAGCCCAATTGAGCAGTGAGTGGTTCTGCACATACGCACGAGGCATACACATGACTGCCCTGTTTTGGCCAAAATGATGATTTTGACATGTTTAGGCTTCCCAGTGTGTTTATAACCCCCACTAACCTCCGTATAGAGTtgaataactaattattaacCCTTGAATACTCTAGGAGAGATGtaatgaattgaattgaattattttcGGATAAACCCTTGGTTAACCAGAGAAAAATATTGTGAGGATGGAGGTTTATCCTATGTGTGGTGAGGACAATGGTATTACCCCTCTCATGAGATATTGAAATTGATATTTTGATAAAGAATTAGGGTTAATGAATCTAGTAACTTTTGAAAATGATTAAAGTCAATAATTATGAGTGATTATGGTATGAATGACTAAATTGGCAAGGACGGTGGTCTTATCCCGCTTGCGTATTGATTATTAATTGAATATGGTCTGAAAGACTGAATTGGCAAGTTCATATATTTATCCTGCTTGCATGGCAACGTTGTGGGTGTTATCCCGCTTGCGTGTTTATTAATTGGCAAAGACATGGGTTTGTCCCGCTTGTGTGCAAGGTAGTGGGTTTCATCCCACTTGCGTATTGATTTTGGCACTCGCACTTGGAAAGGACGGTAGTTCCATCCTGATTGTTTCATGGTTGCGATGTGATGTGGGGATGGTGGTTTTATACTGTCCACATTTTCTCAAATGCAAGGTAAGATGTCACTTTCCGTTTAAAATGAGATGGCATTTTTTGTTGTCGTGGCACGATTTGTACCTCCAGAAGAAGGTGAGACGGTACTCTCTGTTGACATAATGGTACCCATAACTTATTTGATTCCTCTTGGGGATGCGCATCGAGAGACCGATCCGAGTAATGCCAGCCAGATTTTGTGTCGAGTTTGGTAGTATAATCGACACATGAGCTTATTGCCAGTAGGACAAGCATGCATCATGTTTATCTTTTTGCTATTGTTTGAGTGTGCATATTGTATCTGGTTTGCCTATCTGAATATTATGTTAATTGCTAATTGTATTACTTGCTATACTTACTTTCTAATTGTGTTTGTTGCTACTAAATTGAATACTGAATATTGATCAACTGTAATATTGGACATTAAAGACACTGAGAGGCGTTGGGAAGAGCTGAGATTTAGTACATTGAACCAGTTTGCAATAGGAAGAACCTTAGGCTTGAACTTTGTTTGTTTAGATACTAAAATTGCCTAGTGGATGATGCGTGAGCATCATTCGTATCTTTTTTGTGTGATTTATATGGTTTTTGTTGATTTGCTAAGGGACTTTAGTAGATTATGCCCcattggatgctactttgagttttgtagcttttgattgatttcaggtagcattcggatgaAGAATTGATAGAAAAGTGCATGAAGAAGCAAAGGAGTGTCATTACGTACCCATCACTAGAGCAGAAAGGGAAGTCATGCATACGCATGTACCGCACATACGCACGACCACAAGAGGTTAAAAGAAACAATTCTCCTCTGTATAGGTGGCGCTAAATGCCACCACTCGGCGTTTGGCACCAAAAGTCTCGTAATTCGTGCCTGAATTCTGGATGCCTGGTACTAAATGCCCACTCACTGGCGTTTAGCGCCGAGAACATGGATTCAACTAGGACCACATAGTGCAACAAATAAACAAGGTTTttggaaattttattttgtaaatcaTATGAATATTAGGAAAAATCTCTTAAGAttttatttaagtttcaaatttattttaattaggaCTATAAATAGGATTGAGATACGCCTACGCAATGACTTTTCTTCTCCTAATTTTTATTCCACACTTTTACACTTTTCTCTGCTAGGATTTTCTACAcaatgagcaactaaacctccattgttaaggttaggagctctatttatttgaatggattaataattatttgttcTTTTACTCTTGATTAATgcttttattattgtttaagGATTGGTTTCGTTCTTCATCATAGTGATTAGCGATTATTAGGAAATAACCTTAATCCACTTGaattttgtttgagtcttaGAAAAGTTATATCATTAGAATTATAGCTTGAAGCTAATTTCTCATAATTCATAATGATCTAGACTTAGTGTGGTACGTGACATATAACCAACGTTGCAAGAATCGGACCGGTCAATAAACTGGTGAGATCACTGGTTCAATGGTTCACTGGTTTGACCAgggttcaaccggtttaattaaatattaaataaaattattaaaaaaccaaaaaataattttaaatatataaattcaataatttctaaataaaatttaaaatttcacataataaattatccaTAACTTAATATTAGAGGTTCACAATCAACTTCAAACATCAAAGTTTATAACTAAACAACTTCATAGATCATTAAGGAAGAGAAATATAGTGATACTAAGAATTTGAAAAGTGCCACGTTCAACTCTTAAGTAGCAAGTTTAAAAATAGAGCAATTTCTAGAATTTTGGGCAACAAGTAGCAGCAAAATATAAGCACATGAATCCAAAAATTGCAATTAACATGAGAAAAGCATGGATTGCATGTACAGAGGCAGCATCAACTTAATTTCACAAGTACAGTTCAGCAGGACAGCAGGTAGAATCAGGTCACATGAAACAGAAATAGCACAGCCATGATCACACCAAAATCATTCAGCAAACAAGCAGTATTAAGCCATGTTGGATAATCAAGAACGgagcaattatcaggcctagaatcctctaaccacaacctagctacctaacagcaTATATATCTATCTATCCTAACAAACAGAATTAATCAGCAATCTAACTAAAATTAACAACagaattaataaaagaaagtaaagaaaCAGAGCAGGAAACAGGGATGAGGCAGGGGACCTGGAATGTAGCAGAGATAGACTGGGAAATAGAAAGGGGAAGAAGAGTAGAAGTAGTGCCGCTCAGAGTTGGTGGTGGCCGGCTGAGCTCGCGGCGGCGCAGAGAGCGGTGCGAGCGGCAGAACGATGCAGGGCAGAGAGATTCAGCTTCTCTCTGTGGCTGTGATGAGAGTTGAGGGGGTGCAGAAAATCATGAACAAATAACCTCAGCAAATCGAAAACCAAAATCAATTCATGATGAACAAATAACCTCAGAAAATCAAAAACCAAAATCATGAAGTAGCAAACAAATTCATCATGAACAAATAATCTCagcaaataaaaaaacaaaatcaagcacagaaaatcaaaatcagaaggcagcaaataaatcaaaatcgcaaacaaataaagcataaaaaaaagcacaaaaaatcaGAAAGAGGCGAGCTCATAAATCAAAATCAGAAGGCAGCAAATAAATCAAGAATAGAGTATTACCGGGGGCGAGTAACGGCGACGAAAGAGGACGCGGTGTCGGCGACGACCAACGAGTAAGCGAGCTCGGCGACGACCAAGGAGGAGGCGAGCTCGGCGACGAAGCAGGACGCGGTGGTGGTTGCAGTGGTCAACGTCGTCGCTGCTGTGGCTGCGGGATGCGATGGTGATCGCGGTGGGTTGCTCGATTGGTGGTGGTGGGCTGGTGGCTATGCGACTGCGAAGAGGGCTGATGGCTGTGGATGCTGAACTACTTGGGTGATTTCTGGAGCTTGGGTGATTTCTGGAAACTGATTAAGATTTAGGGCTTCGTTTACGTTTAGgcgttttctttctttttttttaaagagcCAAAACGACGCTGTTTAGCATTTCAACTTTCAAACCAAAAACCGCTAAAAAATCGGACGGTTCTTCCGGTTCATCGGTTAACCGCCGATTTGACCGATTTTTTACCGATTTTTTGCCAGACGGTTTTTGACCTTATCCAGACCGGCTAGGTGACCGGTTTCCTGTTAATCCGGTTGAACCGGCCGGTCAGGTTCGATTTTCAAAACTATGCATATAACTGCATTCTACTTTTTGGGTTCTTAAGATTGTGTGGCTTATAAATCAGTATTATAACATACACCCATTCAATAAAACATCAAATCCTAACCATTCTAATGCCCAACCCCTTATAACTCCATAATTTTCAAGCAAACGCTGGTTTCGAGAAGGCACCATTACGTGACCTTCTCCCATTTCCATCCTAAAACTCTATCCTAGGAAAGGTAAGTCCaacataaaatttaaacaattCATTATATTCAGAGATAGAAAACCAATCTAGAATATTACTGCACAGATAACAAAAAAGCAAACTCCAACCGATCTCAGAGAAAATAACACCATCCTAATAAAAAGAACAACTTATTAAATTCACAAGTTGAAACTATTTCAAAAACTCATTTGAAAGAATAAGTAAAACTTATTATTCCAATTAAGTAAAACTTAATTCTAATTTCACCAAACTAATAATAGATATCACAAAAATAAGCGACATAAGTTTAATGCAATTGAAAGAAACTCATTCACTAAACTCAACTAAAATTTTTCAACAACTCAAGCACTCTTAATCTAACCGTACTTAACCTACCCtaagattatttaatttttacttaCATTAAATTAATACAACAACTCCTAATCACACACTTcattaaacaaatttaatcatTGATTTAACAAAAATCCTAACAAAATGCTAAACTCACAAAATAatctgaaaaaataaaataaccataCCAACAATAAATCTGATAATAGCGGCTGCAAGGTCTCTTTAACGTGGTGGTGACAGAGGCGACAGTGACGACAACATGAACAGCAACTGTGGCGTTCTTAACAGCAGGGACAATAGCAGCAGAATCGATGACGATATGTAGCGGCGATTACAATGGGTGCTCCAAGTGGTGGTGATGATGACAACTTCAACGGCAAGGGAGAGAGAAGacgagaagagagagagaaagagaagagagataaaGTGTTCGCAAAAGTGAGGGGGAAAGAATTCTGCATTTGAATTTTACTCTAATTTTACTGTCGGATTTACTGGCGGATTAATTTGCCGGTAAATTACCAAAATGGCGTGTTTCACTAAATCGTGATACTGGCGGAATATACTGACGAAAAATCTGATGATAAAATTGGTGCGGGTGAATTACGTTTTCGTGCCAATAATTACCGTCAATTTTAACAACGAAAAATCTATGCCGACGGTAATTTTTTTTGACGAcaaatttctcttcttttctgtcAAAAAAACTGATGCTAAATCCGTCAGTACAGGTCGACGCTAAATCCAATGATATTCAGTATCATTACTTTTCTTATCGTGATAATCCTTGTCCTCCATGTCAAGCATTGGCGCAAATCATCGAATTGGTTGTGCGACTCGTGATGTAgaatcatcatattcatctttgCCCCACTTATCAAATTTAGATAGATTAGCACCCACCTTGATGCTCCCAACCCTAACATAAAGCACCATTACAATGTTGcagcataatttttttatgataatcGAACATCATTCGAACATATTCAGCAGATTAAAGTATAGAAtttctaaaagaaaaagagaacaTTTGAGCCTTTGAGGCTTAATATGCAACCACATTACATAAAAATCACTTATGTAGAACTCAAATTTTGTCCGGGTCAATTTCTTTTTTGCATAGTGCTCAATATGATATTACATGTATCTCTTTGAAAGTGTTAACGAAATAATAAGAGATATACTTTCATTTTTTGGAATATATTTCATTTGCAATAACAAAAATTTTCATCTCGTTTTTATTGATAACAAAATAAGTAAAAATGGATAAAAATGTAGtgatattatatttattttatttatcttaaaattcCTTTTTAtaaagttaataatttttttttttggacggataaaattaataattaaattgaaCAATAACCAAGTTACTTCCGAGTTCCGACCACAAAAAACTGTTTTGGACATTGACcacaaaaaaaaactaaatgaaccattattgcttttttttttcccgGCAAGAAACTTCGTAATGGGCTTAAGAGGGCCCCCAGTGTATCCGATAGGGCCGAAGATACGGGTCGGTCACGGGTACTAAAACCCTAGAAGCTATTGTGCCGAAATGGAACCCTATTTATGAATTTGCAGtactgcaaaaaaaaaaaagaaaacaaaaaacaaaaaaacactTTCGCCAATTCACTAGTCAGATCCCACTGCAAGTCGCGACACATTGTTCTGGAACGAAGATGAAGGTTATCGCCGCCTATCTCCTCGCTGTTCTCGGGGGCAACACTTCCCCTTCCGCCGGCGACATCAAGGACATCCTCGGCTGCGGTAGCGTGTTTTCCATtaatccaattctttttttcatattattttctttatttttttttttttgttgatttgtGGAATATTTTGATCGGTGATTTGACGgggaaatttttattttgaaattgttCAGTTGGAGCTGAAGCTGATGATGAAAGCATAACGCTTCTTTTGTCTGAAGTGAAAGGCAAAGACATAACAGAGGTCATTGCCGCCGGTAGGGAAAAGCTTGCTTCGGTGCCTGCCGGTGGTGGCGGTGCTGTGGCCGTTGCCGCTGCTCCTAGCGGAGGTGCTGCTGCTCCCTCAGCCTCCGAGTCAAAGAAAGAGGAGAAGGTTgaagagaaggaagaatcaGATGATGTAAGTCACTGCTATTACTactacaattactattactattattattattgtaatcTGATTGTTTTGTTTGTGTTACAGGATATGGGATTCAGTCTCTTTGACTAAGTGGTTAGTTCTTCAACTTTTATTCCCGGGAAAGATTGTCAATCTAGAGCATCTTAGTTTTAGTTAATTGTTGTGATATATGTTGGAAGAATTTGGTTTGATATTTTTATCGACTTTATTGATGTTATGGAACTTCAATTTGGAAATCACAGAATGAGTTTATTTCTTGGTTTGCCTTTCTTCATTTTTAGCCTATGGGCATCTCTTTAATTCAGTTTGTTTTTAGAATAGGCAAGAATTAACAGGCTATTAGTTTGAATTAACAATCGAGATTATCTTTTTTGTGTTAATGTTGAAAGATTACTTGATAGTTGGTAAAATCATGTGCTGATAGATTTCTGATAATACCCAATGAAATCCCTGCTTAAGCTTCTTCCAAAATTTAATTCCATTCCACAAAATGCTAACCGTCACGACTACAGGAGGATTTGGTTTTGTAAGTCGAGCATATGTTTAGATCAGGATATTAAGAAACGGAAGCTTtgtatttttaagattttaggcCTTTTAAAAGTAGGATATATAGGAACATGATTTTAGAGATTTTAGAGATTTTACTAAAAAGCTCATTGCCAAATGTCGTGGCCGCATTGGATTGTAATTTATAGACCAATCAGAACTTTGCCAAGGTAATGCAAGAGCAAAATGATAACCCGAAATAGTCACAATTAGAAATTGAAATGCTGGATTACTGGATAGACATTTTCTCTGCGTCCTGCTGCACTATTGGTATTGGCTAAAGAGTGGTATTGGCTAAAGAGAAGTGAGAAAGTACGTTAGCAGGTGAAAGAAGCCTTCATGTGAAGTGGAAATCTCCTCATTCTTCTTAGTATGTGTGGTTCAAGTATTACTTTGTTATTCAGATTCTATATATTCAAAGAGAAAGTGAGAATTGAAATGATAgtattttgatattttgaaatcaaatttatttaaaaatagtttttcaaACTTTGAACCAAAcatgaaaatataatatttccaacttaaaattcctaaaaattatttataattttccCAAACACACAATTATGATACACTAATATGGGATACGATACAATACAACATACTGATATGGGATATGATACAATACAACATACTGATATGGGATATGATACAATACAACACGTGAAATGcgaatttgaaatttttataagatATGGGGATAcgcatatatataaatataaagtacttttttagataaattgtactgatattttagtattttattgatattaaaatataaattaattttttaattatttttaatatttttcttaattatataaagtatttaaaatattttttattttaataattaataatatgtattatttctaaatttatttcaaaaatacatGTTAAGAATAGGTATTGATACACACCAAAATGTGTCTTGACACGCGGACACCGTAAATCATTGTTAAACAGAGAAtgagaataaattgaattttcataatttgttctagtttatcaccaaataGAATATAAGAACACAAAATGTTGTATCTCTcttttttgtgtcttttcttgtgtcttgaatAAAGTTGAAGTGGAGTGCTACTTGATAGCTGTTATCCAAACCATCCAAGAACATAAACAGCAAAACAATTGGAAGATCATCATCAAACAAAAGAAGTCTTTTCTATTGTGAGGACATGCATATGTATGATATTTCTTCCTAAATTAATGATCTAACTTTATTTTTAGACCAGAAAATAATTATCATAATTTAGTAGCGAAGGAAACACCTTCCTGTGCCAGTTGATCCTGATTTTCTGCTGGAGGCTGGACTTTGGCAGCTTTGGCAATAGCCTTGTTCTCCTCTGGGGTTCCACCTTCCAAGAATACTCCAAAGACTTTGCCATCTTTAATCCAATATGTTCCAAACTTTGGCTTTGCTGATTTTGGATCTCTGTCTCCAAATACCACTGCCTTTCCAACATTGTCACCATAGAATTGCCATGACAGGTCAAATGCGCGAGAGTAGAAGTATGGAAGGTAGTCGTACTCCTCTATTGTTTCCCCATTCTCTTTTGCCTTGATGGCCTACATCAAGGAATCCATTATTACAAAATGAATTGTCCTGTTGATACCACTATAGTGATACATTCAAGGCCAAGATTGACAGTTAAATGTGCTAACCTTTACAGCCTGCTCGGCTGATTTGCGAGCATGATCGACATGTTCAACTCTTCTCATATCACCATACATTTTCATATGGAAAGTAGCCACGTCTCCAACAGCATAAAC includes:
- the LOC130935813 gene encoding 60S acidic ribosomal protein P2-1-like; this encodes MKVIAAYLLAVLGGNTSPSAGDIKDILGCVGAEADDESITLLLSEVKGKDITEVIAAGREKLASVPAGGGGAVAVAAAPSGGAAAPSASESKKEEKVEEKEESDDDMGFSLFD